One window from the genome of Thermus sediminis encodes:
- a CDS encoding GNAT family N-acetyltransferase, whose product MIRPVARKDLPGLLKLLRHMDESPERGVLAPEARDLEGLAEELEDGLVLVQGEVEGYVGLYPFWDGAALEGPLAYREEDLPSLLEAAQARAEELAVERLYAFPRAENRVLREVLEEGGFGLLHTTYFFVKNPQGLDYPPPPGVGIRRGFPGAEVYRELYRESDEAWALRLRWTDEELWEHFAHPQVHLLVAYRGEEPLGMAEVELEGGEASVAYIGVVPKARGQGIGRALLSEAAKLAGERGARLLRVRAHDHETEALELYRNLGFSLEEAVATYTKELRARR is encoded by the coding sequence ATGATCCGGCCCGTGGCCAGGAAGGACCTCCCGGGGCTTCTCAAGCTCCTTCGCCATATGGACGAGAGCCCCGAGCGCGGGGTTTTAGCCCCAGAGGCTCGGGACCTGGAGGGCCTGGCCGAGGAGCTGGAGGACGGCCTGGTCCTGGTGCAAGGGGAGGTGGAGGGGTACGTGGGCCTCTACCCCTTCTGGGACGGGGCGGCCCTGGAAGGGCCCCTGGCCTACCGGGAGGAGGACCTTCCCTCCCTCCTCGAGGCCGCCCAAGCCCGGGCAGAGGAGCTTGCCGTGGAGCGGCTTTACGCCTTCCCCCGGGCGGAGAACCGCGTCCTGCGGGAGGTTTTGGAAGAGGGGGGCTTCGGCCTCCTCCACACCACCTATTTCTTCGTGAAAAACCCCCAGGGGTTGGACTACCCGCCTCCCCCGGGAGTCGGGATCCGAAGGGGCTTCCCCGGGGCCGAGGTTTACCGGGAACTCTACCGGGAGAGCGATGAGGCTTGGGCCCTCAGGCTCAGGTGGACGGACGAGGAGCTTTGGGAGCACTTCGCCCATCCCCAGGTCCACCTCCTGGTGGCCTACCGGGGTGAGGAGCCCCTGGGCATGGCCGAGGTGGAGTTGGAGGGAGGGGAGGCCAGCGTGGCCTACATCGGGGTGGTTCCCAAGGCCCGGGGCCAGGGGATCGGCCGGGCCCTCCTCTCCGAGGCGGCCAAGCTGGCAGGGGAAAGGGGGGCCCGCCTCCTCCGGGTCCGGGCCCACGACCACGAGACCGAGGCCCTGGAGCTCTACCGCAACCTGGGGTTCAGCCTCGAGGAGGCCGTGGCCACCTACACGAAGGAGCTTAGGGCCAGGCGGTAG
- a CDS encoding histone deacetylase family protein, which translates to MRAYSTAHLAFELPPGHPFPLYKYRGVAEALKGLLPVLPAPEVPREALFLAHEARYLERLFQEGLSREESLRLGLPYSPGLLRRALHAAGGTLAAAEDALRTGLGLNLAGGTHHAFPDRAEGYSLFNDVAVAVAWLRRGGFTGRVLVVDLDAHQGNGTAVFFQNDPTVYTLSLHGERNYPLKKERSDLDVGLPDGVGDEAYLRALDMALEKAWDFRPALVFYNAGVDVLQGDRFGRLALSLEGLRRRDERVFRFVKALGVPLVVVMGGGYNREPRLTVEAHAGTYRLALSSFV; encoded by the coding sequence ATGCGGGCCTACTCCACCGCCCACCTGGCCTTTGAGCTTCCCCCAGGCCACCCCTTTCCCCTCTACAAGTACCGGGGGGTGGCGGAGGCCCTAAAAGGGCTCCTCCCCGTCCTCCCAGCCCCCGAGGTGCCCAGGGAGGCCCTCTTCCTGGCCCATGAGGCCCGCTACCTGGAAAGGCTCTTCCAGGAGGGGCTTTCCCGGGAGGAGTCCCTGAGGCTCGGCCTTCCCTATAGCCCAGGCCTCCTGAGGCGGGCCCTCCACGCGGCCGGAGGGACCTTGGCCGCGGCGGAGGACGCCTTGAGAACGGGCCTCGGCCTCAACCTGGCCGGGGGCACCCACCATGCCTTCCCCGACCGGGCCGAGGGGTACAGCCTCTTCAACGACGTGGCCGTGGCCGTCGCCTGGCTTCGTAGGGGGGGGTTCACGGGAAGGGTACTGGTAGTGGACCTGGACGCCCACCAGGGGAACGGCACGGCGGTCTTCTTCCAGAATGACCCCACGGTCTACACCCTCTCCCTCCACGGGGAGCGCAACTACCCCCTGAAGAAGGAAAGGAGCGACCTGGACGTGGGCCTGCCCGATGGGGTGGGGGACGAGGCCTACCTGAGGGCCTTGGATATGGCCCTGGAGAAGGCCTGGGACTTCCGCCCCGCCTTGGTCTTCTACAACGCCGGGGTGGACGTGCTCCAGGGGGACCGCTTTGGGCGGTTGGCCCTTTCCCTCGAGGGCCTTCGGCGGCGGGATGAGCGGGTTTTCCGCTTCGTCAAGGCCTTGGGGGTGCCCCTGGTGGTGGTCATGGGCGGGGGGTACAACCGCGAGCCCCGACTCACCGTGGAGGCCCACGCCGGGACCTACCGCCTGGCCCTAAGCTCCTTCGTGTAG
- a CDS encoding tRNA (cytidine(34)-2'-O)-methyltransferase — MVHLVLYQPEIPQNAGNIARTAAALGFPLHLVRPLGFRLAHPGLKRAGLDYWPYVDLRVHDTWEAFLEALPPGARVLAFSARGEKGLYEARFQEGDYLLFGPETRGLPQEVLARFPSLHIPMPGPVRSLNLAVAVGVAAYEAYRQLREAPQGRR; from the coding sequence GTGGTCCACCTGGTCCTCTACCAGCCGGAGATCCCCCAGAACGCGGGCAACATCGCCCGCACCGCCGCCGCCTTGGGCTTCCCCCTGCACCTGGTCCGCCCCTTGGGTTTCCGCCTCGCCCATCCCGGGCTGAAGCGGGCAGGCCTGGACTACTGGCCCTATGTGGACCTCAGGGTCCACGACACCTGGGAGGCCTTTTTAGAGGCCCTCCCCCCGGGGGCCAGGGTCCTGGCCTTCAGCGCCAGGGGAGAAAAGGGCCTCTACGAGGCCCGCTTCCAGGAGGGGGACTACCTCCTCTTCGGCCCCGAGACCCGGGGGCTTCCCCAGGAGGTCCTCGCCCGCTTCCCCAGCCTCCACATCCCCATGCCGGGGCCGGTGCGCTCCCTGAACCTGGCGGTGGCCGTAGGGGTGGCCGCCTACGAGGCCTACCGCCAGCTTAGGGAGGCCCCACAAGGGCGTAGGTGA
- a CDS encoding ATP-binding protein: MTWEELKERLAMGQDERTLFLPPDLSPEELARHAAGLANHKGGTLLLGVSREGRVLGASEIHPLQITHALFGLTQGLLLPYVEVVEGPEGRVIALHVPQSPAAIAVGAGRVPFWDGRRLRELRMGQALPEPDFTAQILPAASLSDLDPLEVLRLRRILEERGSNLAALPDLELLFTLGLLERVEGEDRPTVAGLLLAGTPLALRRLLPQAEVSYYYHEEEGGYRFREDILRPIPALLERLRDLIQARNRVRYLTVGLFRLEVWDYDQEVYREALLNALVHRDWQSQDAIQVHHYRDRLEVSNPGGFPPGITPENVLRHPPKRRNPRLAEALYRLGYVERAGSGVDKMYRLLLKYGKEPPEYRLFPEALTLVLYNPELDEAFVRELAKAQERFGAFSLDHLIAVAHLRRVGEAALPELAQALQLPEEAARRVLSRMERMELLRREGGVYRLMGRDPLGERLLAEMDRPLTRREVEGLLGLSPKGALALLRRLLLEGRLERAGRGPATRYRRRG, translated from the coding sequence GTGACATGGGAGGAGCTAAAGGAACGCCTCGCTATGGGCCAGGACGAGCGGACCCTCTTCCTTCCCCCGGACCTTTCCCCAGAGGAGCTGGCCCGCCATGCGGCGGGCCTGGCCAACCACAAAGGGGGAACCCTCCTCCTGGGGGTGAGCCGGGAGGGGAGGGTGTTGGGGGCCTCGGAGATCCATCCCCTGCAGATCACCCACGCCCTCTTCGGGCTCACCCAGGGCCTCCTCCTGCCCTACGTGGAGGTGGTGGAGGGGCCGGAGGGGCGGGTCATCGCCCTCCACGTGCCCCAAAGCCCGGCGGCCATCGCCGTGGGAGCGGGTCGGGTGCCCTTCTGGGACGGTAGGCGCCTCCGGGAGCTCAGGATGGGCCAGGCCCTGCCCGAGCCCGACTTCACCGCCCAAATCCTGCCCGCGGCTAGCCTCTCCGACCTGGACCCGTTGGAGGTGCTCCGCCTCAGGCGCATCCTGGAGGAAAGGGGGAGCAACCTGGCGGCCCTCCCCGACCTGGAGCTCCTCTTCACCCTGGGCCTTTTGGAGCGGGTGGAGGGGGAGGATCGCCCCACGGTGGCCGGGCTTCTCCTGGCGGGAACCCCTCTAGCCCTGCGCCGCCTCCTGCCCCAGGCGGAGGTGAGCTACTACTACCACGAGGAGGAGGGGGGGTACCGCTTCCGCGAGGACATCCTGAGGCCCATCCCGGCCCTCTTGGAGAGGTTACGCGACCTGATCCAGGCTAGGAACCGGGTGCGCTACCTCACCGTGGGGCTCTTCCGCCTCGAGGTCTGGGACTACGACCAGGAGGTCTACCGGGAGGCCCTCCTGAACGCCCTGGTCCACCGGGACTGGCAGAGCCAGGACGCCATCCAGGTGCACCACTACCGGGACCGCCTCGAGGTCTCCAACCCCGGGGGCTTCCCCCCGGGCATCACGCCGGAAAACGTCCTCCGCCACCCCCCCAAGAGGCGAAACCCCCGCCTGGCCGAGGCCCTCTACCGCCTGGGCTATGTGGAGCGGGCGGGGAGCGGGGTGGACAAGATGTACCGCCTCCTCCTCAAGTACGGCAAGGAGCCCCCAGAGTACCGCCTCTTCCCCGAGGCCCTCACCCTGGTCCTCTACAACCCCGAGCTGGACGAGGCCTTCGTGCGCGAGCTGGCCAAGGCCCAGGAGCGCTTTGGGGCCTTCAGCCTGGACCACCTCATCGCCGTGGCCCACCTGAGGCGGGTGGGGGAGGCGGCCCTCCCCGAGCTGGCCCAGGCCCTCCAGCTCCCCGAGGAGGCGGCCCGGCGGGTCCTTTCCCGCATGGAGCGCATGGAGCTTCTGCGCCGGGAAGGGGGGGTGTACCGCCTTATGGGCCGGGACCCCCTTGGGGAGAGGCTCCTCGCCGAGATGGACCGCCCCCTGACCCGGCGGGAGGTGGAGGGGCTTCTCGGGCTTTCCCCAAAGGGGGCCTTGGCCCTCCTCAGGCGGCTTCTCCTCGAGGGCCGCCTGGAGCGGGCGGGCCGGGGCCCCGCCACCCGGTACCGCAGGCGGGGGTAA
- a CDS encoding ammonium transporter → MRHWKPLNGIAAVGLSGMALAEGINGADTAWVLVSTALVFLMTPAVAFFYGGLVRGKNALNAMMMCFAALAFVGLGWALLGYSLAFAEGNAWLGGLGYALLRGVGLEAQGTIPHLLFMAFQGTFAILTAALISGALVERMRFPAYLAFLTLWGLFVYAPIAHWVWGGGFLGELGALDFAGGTVVHINAGIAALVAAMVLGSRKDYGRQAILPHNVPFTLLGAALLWFGWFGFNGGSALAADEIAALAFVNTLLAPGATMAVWILLDLLRTGKATAVGAATAIIVGLVAITPAAGFVSPLSALVLGALSALPSYYFLLYRPKTRLDDSLDVFGAHGLAGITGALLTGVLAQKSWNGVADGLLFGNPGQLLVQAVAVGAAVLYSALGTFLLLRLVGLFAPLRATPKEEGAGLDVAQHGEEAYASGEGAILVLSEGLPPTPKPAGGKA, encoded by the coding sequence ATGCGGCATTGGAAACCCCTAAACGGCATAGCGGCAGTAGGGCTCTCCGGCATGGCTTTGGCGGAAGGGATCAACGGGGCAGACACCGCTTGGGTCCTGGTCTCCACCGCCCTCGTCTTCCTGATGACCCCAGCTGTGGCCTTCTTCTACGGGGGGCTGGTGCGGGGCAAGAACGCCTTGAACGCCATGATGATGTGCTTCGCCGCCTTGGCCTTCGTGGGGCTGGGCTGGGCCCTTTTGGGGTATAGCCTGGCCTTTGCCGAGGGGAACGCTTGGCTGGGAGGGTTGGGCTACGCCCTGCTCCGAGGGGTGGGCCTCGAGGCCCAGGGCACCATCCCTCACCTCCTCTTCATGGCCTTCCAGGGCACCTTCGCCATCCTCACCGCCGCCCTGATCTCGGGGGCCCTGGTGGAGCGGATGCGCTTTCCCGCCTACCTGGCCTTCCTCACCCTCTGGGGGCTTTTCGTCTACGCTCCCATCGCCCACTGGGTCTGGGGCGGAGGGTTTCTGGGGGAGCTGGGGGCCCTGGATTTCGCCGGCGGCACGGTGGTCCACATCAACGCCGGCATCGCTGCTCTGGTGGCCGCCATGGTCTTGGGCTCCAGAAAGGACTACGGCCGGCAGGCCATCCTGCCCCACAACGTCCCCTTCACCCTCTTGGGGGCCGCCCTCCTCTGGTTCGGCTGGTTTGGCTTCAACGGGGGCAGCGCCCTAGCCGCCGACGAGATCGCCGCCTTGGCCTTCGTGAACACCCTGCTGGCCCCGGGGGCCACCATGGCGGTCTGGATCCTTCTGGACCTCCTCCGCACCGGCAAGGCCACGGCGGTGGGCGCGGCCACGGCCATCATCGTAGGCCTGGTGGCCATCACCCCCGCCGCAGGCTTCGTCTCCCCGCTTTCCGCCCTGGTCCTGGGCGCCCTCAGCGCCCTCCCCAGCTACTACTTCCTCCTCTACCGCCCCAAAACCCGGTTGGACGACTCCCTGGACGTCTTCGGGGCCCACGGCCTGGCAGGGATCACCGGGGCCCTCCTCACCGGGGTCTTGGCCCAGAAATCGTGGAACGGGGTGGCGGACGGCCTCCTCTTCGGCAACCCGGGGCAGCTCCTCGTGCAGGCGGTGGCGGTGGGCGCGGCCGTCCTCTACTCCGCCCTAGGCACCTTCCTCCTCCTCAGGCTGGTGGGGCTTTTCGCCCCCTTGCGGGCAACCCCCAAGGAGGAAGGCGCGGGGCTGGACGTGGCCCAGCACGGCGAAGAGGCTTACGCCAGCGGGGAAGGGGCCATCCTGGTGCTCTCGGAAGGCCTGCCCCCCACCCCCAAGCCTGCGGGAGGTAAGGCATGA
- a CDS encoding P-II family nitrogen regulator — translation MKLVVAIIRPEKLNEVLEALFKAEVRGLTLSRVQGHGGETEKVETYRGTTVKMELHEKVRLEIGVSEPFVKPTVEAILKSARTGEVGDGKVFVVPVEKVYRIRTGEEDEAAVTPVQ, via the coding sequence ATGAAGCTAGTGGTGGCCATCATCCGTCCGGAAAAGCTCAACGAGGTGCTGGAGGCCCTCTTCAAGGCGGAGGTGCGGGGGCTCACCCTGAGCCGGGTCCAGGGGCACGGCGGGGAGACGGAAAAGGTGGAAACCTACCGGGGCACCACGGTGAAGATGGAGCTCCACGAGAAGGTGCGCCTGGAGATCGGGGTTTCCGAGCCCTTCGTCAAGCCCACGGTGGAGGCCATCCTGAAGTCGGCCCGCACCGGGGAGGTGGGGGACGGGAAGGTCTTCGTGGTCCCGGTGGAAAAGGTCTACCGCATCCGCACTGGGGAGGAGGACGAGGCGGCCGTGACCCCGGTACAATGA
- a CDS encoding HrcA family transcriptional regulator, giving the protein MTARQRRILHHLVEAYIRTKAPVPSARLAEVLGLSPALARYELIALEEMGYLTKPHASAGRIPTRQAYRQYALSLLPPTPLPEATRKSLLRALEGAREPEAFVVKMASGLSGYPALLRLQLRRAPRVLQVHLSPLPEGILAVMVLEGGRVREVRLSQNLPQEKLKEAEEVLSRPFAQLPSAPKGLEALFAALSRALAGGLALTYREGLSQVLKEPEAQDPGFLERLVRLYERGDGDLLTPPGRVDVRVGEVEGLAQVQAGLERGEWQGEIVLIGPMRMRYLEALSVASSLSRVYTGTHAG; this is encoded by the coding sequence GTGACGGCCAGGCAGCGGCGGATCCTCCACCACCTGGTGGAGGCCTACATCAGGACCAAGGCCCCGGTGCCCTCGGCGAGGCTCGCCGAGGTCCTGGGCCTTAGTCCTGCCCTGGCCCGGTACGAGCTCATCGCCCTCGAGGAGATGGGCTACCTCACCAAGCCCCACGCCTCGGCAGGCAGGATACCCACCCGCCAGGCCTACCGCCAGTACGCCCTCTCCCTCCTCCCCCCCACCCCCCTTCCCGAGGCCACCCGGAAGAGCCTCCTCAGGGCCCTGGAGGGGGCCCGGGAGCCCGAGGCCTTCGTGGTGAAGATGGCCTCGGGGCTTTCCGGCTACCCCGCCCTCCTCCGCCTGCAGCTCCGCAGGGCCCCGAGGGTCCTCCAGGTCCACCTCTCCCCCCTGCCCGAGGGCATTCTGGCGGTCATGGTCCTGGAAGGGGGCAGGGTGCGGGAGGTGCGCCTTTCCCAGAACCTCCCCCAGGAAAAGCTCAAGGAGGCGGAGGAGGTGCTCTCCCGCCCGTTCGCCCAACTCCCCTCCGCCCCTAAGGGCCTCGAGGCCCTCTTCGCCGCCCTCTCCCGGGCCCTAGCGGGAGGGCTTGCCCTCACCTACCGGGAGGGGCTCTCCCAGGTCCTCAAGGAGCCCGAGGCCCAGGACCCGGGCTTCCTGGAGCGCCTGGTGCGCCTTTACGAAAGGGGGGACGGGGACCTCCTCACCCCCCCGGGCCGGGTGGACGTGCGGGTGGGGGAGGTGGAGGGCCTGGCCCAGGTGCAGGCGGGTCTGGAGCGGGGGGAGTGGCAGGGGGAGATCGTCCTCATAGGCCCCATGCGGATGCGCTACCTCGAGGCCCTCTCCGTAGCCTCGAGCCTCTCCCGGGTCTATACTGGGACCCATGCGGGTTGA
- a CDS encoding molybdenum cofactor biosynthesis protein — MRVEVRLFALYREQVGKDHLFLDLPEGARVRDAKEALEKLFPGLSLQGGMAAVNQALAQGDTALEEGDEVAFLPPVSGGQDSFGLTHEPLDLEALVAWATAPEYGAVVSFLGTTRSPNRGEQVAFLEYEAYPGMAEKVMAEIIGEMRARWPLGRVALWHRLGRVDPGEASIAIVVSARHRKEAFAACEYAIDRVKQVLPVWKKEHRKDGSFWVEGFAPEEGRL; from the coding sequence ATGCGGGTTGAGGTGCGCCTCTTCGCCCTTTACCGGGAGCAGGTGGGGAAGGACCACCTCTTTCTGGACCTTCCCGAAGGGGCCCGGGTCCGGGACGCCAAGGAGGCTCTGGAGAAGCTCTTCCCCGGCCTCTCTCTCCAAGGGGGCATGGCCGCGGTGAACCAGGCCCTGGCCCAGGGGGACACCGCCCTTGAGGAGGGGGACGAGGTGGCCTTCCTGCCCCCGGTCTCGGGGGGGCAGGACAGCTTCGGCCTCACCCATGAGCCCCTGGACCTGGAGGCCCTGGTGGCCTGGGCCACGGCCCCCGAGTACGGGGCGGTGGTGAGCTTCCTGGGCACCACCCGAAGCCCCAACCGGGGGGAGCAGGTGGCCTTCCTGGAGTACGAGGCCTACCCAGGGATGGCGGAGAAGGTCATGGCGGAGATCATCGGGGAGATGCGGGCCCGGTGGCCCTTAGGCCGGGTGGCCCTCTGGCACCGCCTGGGCCGGGTGGACCCGGGGGAGGCCTCCATCGCCATCGTGGTCTCGGCCCGCCACCGCAAGGAGGCCTTCGCCGCCTGCGAGTACGCCATCGACCGGGTCAAGCAGGTCCTCCCCGTCTGGAAGAAGGAGCACCGCAAGGACGGGAGCTTCTGGGTGGAGGGCTTCGCCCCGGAGGAGGGCCGCCTCTGA